The Deinococcus wulumuqiensis R12 genome has a window encoding:
- a CDS encoding PQQ-binding-like beta-propeller repeat protein, producing MSKFRRIMLPLALLAALAPAQAAPPTSYQGPVYGAGVPNVKVVRPLWTLTVDKAEYGDRAVLLAENRVLVKVGGALQARDVATGHMRWTLRQPGNLGLADKNAVFLTSGQILSAYRLSDGRRLWTRDLGGTVRDVGESGGVLYATTEHGGIALSAATGQTRWAFKEHEMTGFRTVLGDTGSGSVVFWDAYQGEPHFPATYAFDAATGKQLYRLGGTTGPLGVRGKAVLMADASFLSGSDNAVLTWVNLRSGVTEQVLKLAADFRCPGRGTLERRTSETFSAPPHIYVNDQCGTRLRQFWANDPALAAKTPSAPLLPARTFAVPDDGRFRLGPVGELLVFESRMGEVRLIPTTGRAPINYNGVDMPTGTGLTLPGAGPVSRLDALGSVLYVGRVNGEFLAYDAARKKPLYAAQLSWRGFGPTFRSGKYAVLTTPGALAVVREP from the coding sequence ATGTCGAAGTTCCGGCGAATAATGCTGCCCTTGGCGTTGCTGGCTGCCCTGGCTCCGGCCCAGGCGGCCCCACCTACGAGCTATCAGGGGCCGGTGTACGGCGCTGGCGTGCCGAACGTCAAGGTGGTTCGCCCTCTCTGGACGTTGACGGTAGATAAGGCCGAGTACGGCGACAGGGCCGTGCTGCTCGCTGAAAACCGCGTGCTGGTGAAGGTGGGCGGGGCGTTGCAAGCCCGCGACGTGGCGACGGGCCACATGCGGTGGACGCTGCGGCAGCCGGGAAACCTGGGACTGGCCGACAAAAACGCTGTCTTTCTCACATCGGGCCAGATTCTGAGCGCTTACCGGCTCAGCGACGGGCGGCGCCTGTGGACCCGCGACCTGGGCGGCACGGTGCGCGATGTGGGCGAGTCGGGCGGCGTGCTGTACGCGACGACGGAACACGGCGGCATAGCCCTGAGCGCCGCGACGGGTCAGACGCGCTGGGCCTTTAAAGAGCACGAAATGACGGGCTTCCGGACGGTTCTGGGCGACACAGGATCAGGGAGCGTGGTGTTCTGGGACGCTTACCAGGGCGAGCCGCATTTTCCGGCCACCTACGCCTTTGACGCGGCGACGGGCAAACAGCTCTACCGCCTCGGCGGCACGACGGGGCCGCTGGGCGTGCGCGGCAAGGCGGTCCTGATGGCCGACGCGAGCTTCCTCTCAGGGAGCGACAACGCAGTCCTGACCTGGGTGAACCTGCGTTCCGGCGTCACTGAACAGGTCTTGAAGCTGGCTGCCGATTTCCGCTGCCCTGGCAGAGGCACCCTGGAGCGCCGCACGTCCGAAACCTTCTCTGCCCCGCCGCACATTTATGTCAATGACCAGTGCGGCACGCGGCTGCGGCAGTTCTGGGCGAATGACCCGGCGCTGGCTGCAAAAACGCCTTCCGCGCCGCTGCTACCCGCCCGCACCTTCGCCGTGCCAGACGACGGTCGCTTTCGCCTGGGGCCAGTGGGAGAACTGTTGGTGTTTGAAAGCCGCATGGGAGAAGTGCGCTTGATTCCAACCACGGGCCGCGCGCCTATCAACTACAACGGGGTGGATATGCCGACCGGGACGGGCTTGACCCTGCCGGGAGCGGGGCCGGTCTCGCGGTTGGACGCCCTGGGGAGCGTGCTGTATGTCGGGCGGGTGAATGGTGAGTTTCTCGCCTACGACGCCGCCAGAAAAAAGCCCCTCTACGCGGCGCAGCTTTCCTGGCGCGGCTTCGGGCCGACCTTCCGCAGTGGCAAGTACGCGGTGCTGACCACTCCCGGCGCACTGGCTGTGGTGCGTGAGCCATGA